The window TCTTTTTGCCTAGTTTTTCTGAAAAATATCAAGATGCTAAAAAAGCAAAGCATCTTCAATAAACTTACGATAACTCACCATAATTCCTTCAGGCAATTGAGTAGGTGAAAAAAATTGAAGGCTAATGGATTCCACTCCATCTGCAAAAATCTCACCGCTATATTCGAAGGTTTTATAAACTGCAGAAACTGAATAGAATGTATCTCCGTTTGGATTTTCGACATAATAGTCTGGACCAGAGTAGACTTTGCAAAGCTGGAGCGCTCCTATATGAAGCCCGGTTTCTTCCAATATTTCACGTCTAGCTGTATCCTCGAAGCTTTCACCGAGTTCCATTAAACCACCAGGTAGACCGTAAATATCTGGCTCTCGTTCTTGCAATAATACTTCGCCTTTATCGTTCAAAATAAGTACATTAGATCCTGGTAGAATAAGGGGTTGATGGCCTACATATTTTCGTAGTTGTTTATAGTACTCCATGTTAAATCGTCCCTCCGTTACTATTTAGTTTTAAAGTGTATCTTAATAATGATACGATATGAAATAATAATTGAAACTTTAAGTTAG is drawn from Psychrobacillus sp. INOP01 and contains these coding sequences:
- a CDS encoding NUDIX hydrolase, producing MEYYKQLRKYVGHQPLILPGSNVLILNDKGEVLLQEREPDIYGLPGGLMELGESFEDTARREILEETGLHIGALQLCKVYSGPDYYVENPNGDTFYSVSAVYKTFEYSGEIFADGVESISLQFFSPTQLPEGIMVSYRKFIEDALLF